One window of Alkaliphilus metalliredigens QYMF genomic DNA carries:
- a CDS encoding sensor histidine kinase, whose translation MFKQLRDKFLILNLIIISVMMLIAFTSIYLITYNNVHRNIQMELHRISDFSRRVNERPNQPPRDSDTEVIPSEMAPVQRPREPSVSFTLVTDSEGNLLEISSIFTIEDAFYERAKNSALSQNTDSGSLKLEDQYWRFVIKPHFDDYRIVFLDITSQQGFLTNLIYTFFMVAFIMLIVIFFISRFFANKSIKPIEEAFDKQKQFIADASHELKTPLTIIHTNIDVLLSSGEDQVNGPSKWLYYIKSETERMTKLINDLLYLTQVDYSDVKMIVTSFNLSDAVENIILTMDAVIYENNLSLDYMVEPNLISLGSREQIQQVVMILLDNAVKYTDSKGIITISLKKYHSSLVLSVTNTSEGITQEHIDRIFHRFYRIDQSRARKSGGYGLGLAIAKTIIQQHGGKIYVKSILNESTTFTVELPSIGT comes from the coding sequence ATGTTTAAACAGCTTAGAGATAAGTTTCTTATTCTTAATTTAATTATTATTTCTGTTATGATGCTTATTGCTTTTACCTCAATTTATTTAATAACATACAATAATGTTCATAGAAATATTCAAATGGAGCTTCATCGGATATCAGACTTTAGCCGTAGAGTAAATGAAAGACCAAACCAACCGCCACGTGATTCTGATACTGAAGTGATACCGTCTGAGATGGCTCCGGTACAACGCCCTCGTGAACCTTCTGTTTCTTTTACTCTAGTTACTGATAGTGAAGGTAATCTATTAGAGATCTCATCTATATTTACCATAGAAGACGCGTTTTATGAAAGGGCAAAAAACTCCGCCCTATCCCAAAATACCGATTCAGGAAGTCTAAAACTTGAGGATCAGTATTGGCGATTTGTAATCAAGCCTCATTTTGATGACTACAGAATCGTATTTTTAGACATTACCTCACAGCAAGGTTTTCTTACAAATCTTATTTATACCTTCTTCATGGTTGCATTCATCATGCTAATTGTTATTTTCTTTATAAGCAGATTTTTTGCAAATAAATCTATAAAGCCCATTGAAGAGGCCTTCGATAAACAAAAACAATTTATTGCCGATGCATCCCATGAACTGAAAACACCACTAACCATTATTCACACAAACATTGATGTGCTTTTGTCTAGTGGGGAGGATCAAGTCAACGGTCCATCCAAATGGCTTTATTACATTAAATCCGAAACAGAAAGGATGACAAAGCTAATCAATGATTTGTTGTATTTGACTCAAGTGGACTATTCAGACGTAAAAATGATTGTTACTAGCTTTAATCTAAGTGACGCAGTTGAAAACATTATTTTAACAATGGACGCGGTTATCTATGAGAACAACCTTTCTTTGGATTATATGGTTGAGCCAAATTTAATAAGCCTCGGTAGTCGCGAACAAATCCAACAAGTGGTGATGATACTTCTAGATAATGCGGTAAAATATACAGATAGTAAAGGAATTATTACTATTTCTTTAAAGAAATATCACAGTAGTCTTGTTTTATCTGTAACCAACACCAGTGAAGGCATAACTCAAGAGCACATAGATAGAATATTTCATAGGTTTTATCGTATTGATCAATCTAGGGCAAGAAAAAGCGGAGGCTATGGCCTCGGTTTAGCTATTGCAAAAACAATCATCCAACAACATGGAGGAAAAATCTATGTTAAAAGTATTTTAAATGAGAGTACAACCTTTACGGTTGAACTCCCTAGTATTGGCACCTAA
- a CDS encoding carbohydrate-binding domain-containing protein produces the protein MNRKLIAVLAAAMVMMTACDSSGHVDTEKSENQGTNTMMGTITSANRSEESKITDEMLNFDKKTDTTTSIDEGNEIIINLNDVKVGEDVVITEGGSYILSGKMSNGQVRVEVDKSENVQLILDDVEITNEKGAAIYIISANKTIITALDGTENWISDGYGDVVGDIDMENEVSNAAIYSKDDLIINGAGMLTVNATINNGINSRDDLTISIAAMVIHAVDDAIVGRDSVMLKEVDMTINAGDDGIKSSREEEEKGYIVIESGRYNIQSQGKGMNAETSIVILGGEITIDAVDDGIHSNGTIDIMGGNITITTGDDGIHADDMIIINGGDIKILDSYEGIESAMIYIHGGNIDIVASDDGINAAGAGGQGGFRRMPNMAVTDTDVQYKLVITGGIIKVNAEGDGIDANGYIYMSGGEVYIDGPTNNREAAIDYDISFEMSGGLLVGAGSSSMAQAPSTTSTQASIAMTYSEIQSTGTEVVVLDEAGNNIISYAPDKVFQSIVFSTPDMIKGEEYTVVTNGDITVSFETADSVTWVNESGVTTGGGMGGPGGQRPEGMRNFSEDMKRPEGMEMPAEGMRQPKE, from the coding sequence ATGAATAGAAAATTAATTGCTGTGTTAGCAGCAGCTATGGTTATGATGACAGCTTGTGATTCCTCGGGGCATGTGGATACAGAGAAATCAGAAAACCAAGGTACAAATACGATGATGGGGACAATCACGAGCGCCAATAGAAGCGAGGAATCAAAAATTACCGATGAGATGTTGAATTTTGATAAAAAGACTGATACAACCACCAGTATCGATGAAGGCAATGAAATCATCATAAACTTGAATGATGTAAAAGTAGGGGAAGATGTGGTTATTACAGAAGGTGGTAGTTATATATTGAGTGGAAAAATGTCTAATGGACAAGTCAGAGTCGAAGTGGATAAGTCAGAAAACGTTCAGCTCATACTCGATGATGTAGAGATCACAAATGAAAAAGGTGCAGCCATCTACATTATTAGTGCGAATAAAACCATTATTACAGCCCTAGATGGGACAGAAAATTGGATATCCGACGGTTATGGTGATGTTGTTGGTGACATTGACATGGAAAATGAGGTATCCAACGCGGCGATTTACAGTAAAGATGATCTTATCATCAATGGGGCCGGAATGCTAACTGTTAATGCTACCATTAATAATGGTATTAATAGCAGAGATGATTTGACAATCAGTATTGCAGCCATGGTGATTCATGCAGTGGATGATGCCATTGTTGGGCGTGACAGTGTCATGTTAAAGGAGGTAGACATGACCATAAATGCCGGTGATGATGGGATTAAATCTTCCAGAGAGGAAGAAGAAAAGGGGTACATCGTAATTGAAAGCGGACGTTATAACATCCAGTCACAAGGTAAAGGCATGAATGCAGAAACAAGTATTGTCATTTTAGGTGGAGAGATAACCATAGATGCCGTAGATGATGGGATTCACAGCAATGGAACCATTGATATTATGGGCGGCAACATAACCATCACTACAGGGGACGATGGTATCCATGCAGACGATATGATCATCATCAACGGTGGTGACATAAAGATTTTAGATAGTTATGAAGGTATAGAAAGTGCTATGATCTATATTCATGGTGGAAATATTGATATTGTTGCCAGCGATGACGGTATAAATGCGGCAGGTGCTGGTGGTCAAGGGGGATTTAGAAGGATGCCAAATATGGCAGTTACTGATACAGATGTTCAATATAAACTTGTGATTACCGGTGGCATCATCAAGGTTAATGCAGAAGGAGATGGCATTGATGCCAATGGTTATATCTATATGTCTGGCGGAGAGGTATATATAGATGGCCCTACAAATAATCGCGAGGCTGCCATTGATTATGACATCAGTTTTGAAATGAGTGGTGGGTTACTTGTTGGAGCTGGCAGTAGTAGTATGGCTCAAGCACCTTCTACAACTTCAACACAAGCCTCTATTGCAATGACTTATTCTGAAATTCAAAGTACAGGAACAGAGGTGGTTGTGCTTGATGAAGCTGGAAACAACATCATTTCATATGCACCTGATAAAGTCTTTCAATCTATCGTGTTCAGTACACCAGACATGATAAAAGGTGAGGAGTATACGGTGGTAACCAATGGAGATATAACCGTTAGTTTTGAAACAGCCGACAGTGTGACTTGGGTAAATGAATCTGGTGTGACAACTGGTGGCGGTATGGGTGGCCCAGGAGGCCAGCGTCCTGAAGGTATGAGAAATTTCTCGGAGGACATGAAGCGTCCTGAAGGTATGGAAATGCCAGCTGAAGGAATGAGACAGCCAAAAGAGTAA
- a CDS encoding DUF4956 domain-containing protein, with translation MFETIFDTTTAQTTISLVTAMLTIMVSFVLGGMVSLTYRRTCEKSSYSQNFSLTLVLLSVVVAIIILLIGSNVARAFSLAGAFSIIRFRSAPGDPKDIAYVLFTMAAGLACGVGFYGYGVLFTTVLCLLMLVLNFINFGEQNFSQKMIKITVPEDLDFEGAFDEVFESFTDSYQLIKVKTIDLGSLYQVVYMVTMDHKTNQKEFLDALRCRNGNLNITLALSGDGKES, from the coding sequence ATGTTTGAAACAATATTCGATACTACCACAGCTCAGACCACTATATCTTTAGTAACAGCCATGTTAACCATTATGGTGTCCTTTGTTTTAGGAGGAATGGTAAGCTTAACCTATAGGAGGACATGCGAGAAGAGTAGCTACTCTCAGAATTTTTCTCTCACACTGGTACTTCTATCAGTGGTGGTAGCCATCATCATTCTTTTAATAGGAAGCAACGTGGCACGGGCCTTTAGCTTGGCAGGGGCATTTTCCATCATTAGGTTTAGAAGCGCACCAGGGGATCCAAAGGATATTGCCTATGTTCTTTTCACAATGGCAGCAGGACTTGCTTGCGGGGTTGGATTCTATGGATATGGTGTTCTGTTTACAACCGTTCTTTGTCTCCTCATGCTAGTTCTTAATTTCATCAACTTTGGTGAGCAGAATTTCTCACAGAAGATGATTAAGATAACAGTTCCTGAAGATTTAGACTTCGAAGGGGCATTTGATGAGGTATTTGAAAGTTTTACAGATAGTTACCAGCTTATAAAAGTTAAAACCATTGATTTAGGTAGCCTGTACCAAGTGGTTTACATGGTAACAATGGACCATAAAACAAATCAAAAAGAATTTCTTGACGCATTGCGCTGCAGGAATGGAAATTTAAATATTACATTGGCCCTGTCTGGTGACGGGAAAGAATCGTAA
- a CDS encoding GNAT family N-acetyltransferase, which produces MTNFQPITEELLEFVLEIVNSNSDYNILENGNPLRTIEEVRSEFLNETTDSYLIILENKYVGIIDFLKNNPKDNHPWIGLLMIHGDDHYRGYGKKAYVLFEEILKQQKTDKIRIGILQKNSSAKAYWTSLGFKFYDNRRWEGKLIECFERQLT; this is translated from the coding sequence GTGACTAATTTTCAACCTATTACAGAAGAATTACTAGAATTTGTACTAGAAATAGTTAATTCGAATTCTGATTATAATATTTTAGAAAATGGAAATCCACTTAGAACCATAGAGGAGGTAAGGAGTGAATTTCTGAACGAAACCACTGATAGTTACCTGATCATTTTAGAAAATAAGTATGTAGGAATCATTGATTTTTTAAAAAATAATCCTAAAGATAATCATCCGTGGATAGGTTTACTGATGATTCATGGAGATGATCATTATAGAGGATATGGGAAAAAGGCCTATGTTCTGTTTGAGGAAATACTAAAACAGCAAAAGACAGATAAAATTCGAATTGGTATATTACAAAAAAATAGTAGTGCTAAAGCCTATTGGACATCCTTGGGTTTTAAGTTTTATGATAATAGGCGATGGGAAGGAAAGTTAATTGAATGCTTTGAAAGACAATTAACATAG
- a CDS encoding polyphosphate polymerase domain-containing protein, which yields MAKEVFNRHENKYLMNRDSYEKLQEKLLYYMDIDEYNKTNEMYTICNLYYDTKDDHLIRTSLSKPKYKEKLRIRAYGVPKEDEEVYLEIKKKVYGLVNKRRTTIKLEEAYDFATTGIKPERKEYMNKQVMNELEYMFKVYDLEPKLYLAYDRKAFFSKINRDLRITFDTNIRTRRYDLALESGDYGESLLEENQWLMEVKAEKSIPIWLSRLLSENKIYKISFSKYGAEYKKMLLSNQPQKGETKICLKQYSILPQLRPLYL from the coding sequence ATGGCAAAAGAAGTTTTCAATAGACATGAAAACAAGTATTTAATGAATCGGGATAGCTATGAAAAGCTTCAAGAGAAGCTACTATATTATATGGATATAGACGAGTACAATAAGACCAATGAAATGTATACCATATGTAATCTATACTATGATACGAAGGATGACCATCTAATAAGAACTTCATTATCAAAGCCAAAGTACAAGGAAAAACTTCGAATTAGAGCATATGGCGTTCCTAAAGAAGATGAAGAAGTGTATTTGGAGATAAAAAAGAAGGTTTATGGCTTGGTAAATAAGAGAAGAACAACAATCAAGCTAGAGGAAGCCTATGATTTTGCAACTACAGGGATAAAACCTGAGAGAAAGGAGTATATGAATAAACAGGTGATGAATGAACTGGAGTATATGTTTAAAGTATATGATCTTGAACCAAAACTATACTTGGCTTATGATAGAAAAGCCTTCTTTAGCAAAATAAACAGAGACTTACGAATTACCTTTGATACAAACATAAGAACACGAAGATATGACTTAGCCCTTGAAAGTGGTGATTATGGGGAGTCGTTATTGGAAGAAAATCAATGGCTCATGGAGGTTAAGGCAGAAAAAAGTATTCCCATATGGTTGTCTCGGCTACTCTCAGAAAACAAAATATACAAAATAAGCTTTTCAAAATATGGTGCAGAATATAAAAAGATGCTATTAAGCAATCAACCACAGAAGGGAGAAACAAAAATATGTTTGAAACAATATTCGATACTACCACAGCTCAGACCACTATATCTTTAG
- a CDS encoding glycyl-radical enzyme activating protein → MSNVSGYFMELQNFSVNDGNGIRTVIFFAGCPLKCQWCSNPEGYTSSNKVAYYKKICMKCERCIQVCPYKVGMDLNSPLERIRCKSCGICVKLCPTNSRKNLIYYYNTEQILKMIEKQEIFYRYSGGGVTFSGGEAALQADILRDLVCKLYDKAIDLAIETSGYFNFDDMKDILEKLNLIFIDIKHMDDKKHRFYTGLRNTKILNNILRLNELKVAVVVRIPVIDGVNSDVENIRRTAKFVKSNIDMPKLELLPFHSFGDSKYEALSLEKPSRHFKTPSQEHLRKLYEIVESEGVEVVSYR, encoded by the coding sequence ATGAGTAACGTAAGTGGATACTTCATGGAACTACAGAATTTTTCTGTTAATGACGGAAATGGAATCAGAACAGTTATTTTCTTTGCTGGCTGTCCCCTCAAATGTCAATGGTGCTCTAATCCAGAAGGTTATACAAGTTCTAACAAAGTAGCATACTATAAAAAAATATGCATGAAATGTGAAAGATGTATTCAAGTATGTCCATATAAAGTAGGCATGGATCTAAACAGCCCACTTGAAAGAATAAGATGCAAGTCCTGCGGCATTTGTGTAAAGCTATGTCCAACGAATAGTAGAAAAAATTTAATTTATTATTATAACACCGAACAAATATTAAAAATGATAGAAAAACAAGAAATTTTTTATAGGTATTCAGGTGGCGGTGTTACATTTTCAGGAGGTGAAGCAGCTCTGCAAGCGGATATACTGAGAGATCTTGTATGCAAACTTTATGATAAAGCGATAGACTTGGCCATTGAGACTTCTGGGTATTTTAATTTTGATGATATGAAAGACATATTAGAAAAACTAAATTTAATATTTATAGACATAAAACATATGGATGACAAAAAACATAGATTTTATACAGGACTAAGAAACACAAAGATATTAAATAACATATTAAGGCTTAATGAATTGAAAGTAGCTGTGGTAGTTCGCATACCAGTCATTGACGGAGTGAATTCTGATGTCGAGAATATTAGAAGAACTGCTAAATTTGTTAAATCTAATATAGATATGCCCAAATTAGAGTTATTGCCATTTCATTCATTTGGAGATAGCAAATATGAGGCTCTTAGTTTAGAAAAACCATCAAGACACTTTAAAACACCATCACAGGAACACCTAAGAAAGTTATATGAAATCGTTGAAAGTGAAGGTGTTGAGGTAGTTAGTTATAGGTAA
- a CDS encoding CotH kinase family protein, giving the protein MNKKIAIVLAAILAIAPNMNLKAYAEGSETNIAYFADVILEEVIRQELEQPEGDLLVSELSEIKEISAGGLEISSLEGIEQLINLTSLDLRENFIVDLEPLRTLKNLTSLNIRETMVTDLSPLQDLINLEYLNIHSTPITNVAVIGNLQRLETLIMRNVPIGDDVSFLENLKALTRLNVRNTNIKDITVLAKLMEEGVLQDNPQLGIEAELDLRDNPLYVDASSDAYEAIRGIWENITNRHPNDLPGVTDLAAGSEKVIDYEELFIKDNIIDIHVEISEEDWESILGDPMAKEYKSANITVDGINLEDVGLRTKGNSTLRTTANSESERYSFKIKVDRHIEEQTLLGLDKFVLNSNVMDPSNLREYLSYELLRELGADVPLTNFANIYINGELYGFYLMVEAIDDSFIERNFEDNNGSLYKAGQGSSLQHVEDSNYDSLDLKSGYYESKTDLKNFIKVLNEMPEGEKGEIESVLEVDSALRYFAVNTVLGNYDSYHGNRSHNYYLYGQESKFTVLPWDFDLSFAGFSRGDLKTIPIDEPVAQGENLENYPLINNLLAVEEYKERYYEYINESLAYLENFEERVTELTDMIRPYVEVDPSKSYTMEQFEANTTYSETSDEEIIDFMENPMMERENQMQRPQEWEAQGERQMPQEMQMPQDMAERFANGDRIEPPQGEMGENMEDRPQRGPGDNMRGGPGGMMGNSTSIINFVRGRVENIKQQLAGEIPTTGGTIR; this is encoded by the coding sequence ATGAATAAAAAAATAGCCATTGTGCTTGCAGCTATACTTGCAATTGCACCCAATATGAATCTAAAAGCATATGCAGAAGGTTCCGAGACAAACATAGCGTATTTCGCCGATGTGATTTTAGAAGAAGTGATTCGACAAGAACTTGAACAACCCGAAGGAGATCTACTGGTCAGTGAGTTAAGTGAAATTAAAGAAATATCTGCTGGTGGGTTAGAAATCAGTTCCTTAGAAGGGATCGAACAATTGATAAATCTGACTTCCTTAGATTTGAGGGAGAATTTTATTGTGGATTTAGAACCCTTAAGGACTTTGAAGAATCTAACCTCTTTGAATATAAGGGAAACGATGGTAACTGATTTATCTCCTTTACAAGATTTGATAAATTTAGAGTATTTAAATATCCACTCCACACCTATAACGAATGTGGCGGTAATTGGAAATTTACAAAGACTGGAGACTTTGATTATGAGAAATGTTCCTATAGGGGACGATGTTTCTTTTTTAGAAAATCTTAAAGCACTTACTAGACTAAATGTACGTAACACCAATATAAAGGATATTACGGTACTGGCTAAACTGATGGAGGAAGGGGTTTTACAAGACAATCCCCAGTTAGGAATCGAAGCAGAGTTAGATTTGCGAGATAATCCTTTATATGTGGATGCAAGCTCAGATGCATATGAAGCGATTCGAGGGATTTGGGAGAATATAACCAATAGACACCCTAATGACTTGCCAGGCGTTACAGATTTAGCTGCAGGATCGGAAAAAGTTATCGATTATGAAGAATTATTTATAAAGGACAATATAATAGACATCCATGTTGAAATTTCCGAAGAAGATTGGGAGAGCATACTTGGGGACCCTATGGCAAAGGAATACAAAAGTGCAAATATAACAGTAGATGGTATAAACTTAGAAGATGTGGGACTTCGAACCAAGGGCAATTCAACTTTAAGAACTACTGCAAATAGTGAGTCTGAACGTTACAGCTTTAAAATAAAGGTAGATAGGCATATAGAGGAACAAACCCTTTTAGGGCTTGATAAATTTGTTTTAAACAGCAATGTGATGGACCCTTCCAATTTACGGGAGTATCTAAGCTATGAACTTCTCAGAGAACTTGGCGCAGATGTACCACTTACAAACTTTGCCAATATCTATATTAATGGTGAATTATATGGATTCTACCTTATGGTGGAAGCAATTGATGATAGCTTTATTGAGAGAAACTTTGAAGATAACAATGGTAGTCTATATAAGGCAGGCCAAGGCAGTTCACTTCAGCATGTAGAGGATAGTAACTATGATTCTTTAGATTTAAAATCAGGATATTACGAATCAAAAACAGATCTTAAAAACTTTATAAAGGTTCTAAATGAAATGCCAGAGGGTGAAAAAGGTGAAATTGAAAGTGTCTTGGAGGTAGACAGTGCATTAAGATATTTTGCAGTCAATACTGTTTTAGGAAATTATGATAGCTACCATGGTAATAGGTCTCATAACTACTATTTATATGGCCAAGAGAGTAAATTCACAGTATTACCGTGGGATTTTGATTTATCCTTTGCAGGTTTTAGTAGAGGAGATTTGAAAACCATACCAATTGACGAACCTGTTGCACAGGGAGAAAATTTAGAAAATTATCCACTCATTAACAATCTATTAGCAGTAGAGGAGTACAAAGAAAGGTATTATGAGTATATAAACGAGAGTCTTGCTTATCTTGAAAACTTTGAAGAAAGAGTGACAGAGCTGACTGATATGATAAGACCTTATGTTGAAGTAGACCCTTCAAAATCCTATACAATGGAGCAGTTTGAAGCAAACACAACCTATTCTGAGACAAGTGATGAAGAAATAATAGATTTTATGGAAAATCCAATGATGGAACGAGAAAATCAAATGCAAAGACCTCAAGAGTGGGAAGCTCAAGGAGAAAGACAGATGCCTCAAGAAATGCAGATGCCTCAGGATATGGCAGAAAGATTTGCAAATGGGGATAGAATTGAACCACCACAAGGAGAAATGGGTGAGAATATGGAGGACAGACCACAAAGAGGCCCAGGCGACAACATGAGAGGTGGACCTGGTGGTATGATGGGGAATTCAACTTCTATTATAAACTTTGTAAGAGGACGGGTTGAAAATATCAAGCAACAATTGGCAGGTGAGATACCTACTACAGGAGGTACAATTAGATAA
- a CDS encoding NYN domain-containing protein — translation MENDKKIAVLIDADNVSGKYIKFIFDEISNHGTPTFKRIYGDWTNPQLSSWKSVLLNYSITPIQQYSYTTGKNATDAALIIDAMDILYSNNVDGFCIVSSDSDFTRLAARLREAGMYVIGMGEKKTPAPFIAACEKFKYLEVLAAIPANSYKNAGKTEKQVDLKEGMANTKELIGSIKIIITESSDEDGWAYLGEVGKRLNKRYPDFDTRNYGYPKLTPLLLSLRQFEVQSRKTSNPHVTHYFIKNKISK, via the coding sequence ATGGAAAATGATAAGAAAATTGCAGTTTTAATTGACGCTGATAATGTGTCAGGAAAATACATAAAATTTATATTTGATGAAATTTCTAACCATGGAACGCCGACCTTTAAGCGGATTTATGGAGATTGGACAAACCCTCAATTGTCATCATGGAAATCTGTGCTACTGAATTACTCTATAACGCCAATCCAGCAATATAGCTATACAACGGGCAAGAATGCCACGGATGCAGCATTAATTATTGATGCAATGGACATTCTCTACTCAAATAACGTAGATGGTTTTTGCATCGTTTCAAGTGATAGTGACTTTACAAGGTTGGCTGCCCGCCTAAGAGAGGCTGGTATGTATGTCATTGGCATGGGAGAAAAGAAAACCCCTGCGCCTTTTATAGCTGCCTGTGAAAAATTTAAATACCTTGAAGTTTTAGCAGCAATTCCTGCAAATTCTTACAAAAATGCTGGAAAGACAGAAAAGCAAGTGGATTTAAAAGAAGGTATGGCAAATACCAAAGAGCTAATTGGATCGATCAAGATTATTATAACGGAAAGTTCAGATGAGGATGGCTGGGCCTATTTGGGTGAAGTTGGAAAAAGACTCAATAAACGTTATCCGGATTTTGATACAAGGAACTATGGTTACCCAAAGCTCACACCTCTTTTATTGTCCTTAAGGCAATTTGAAGTCCAGTCACGTAAAACTAGCAATCCACATGTTACCCATTATTTCATCAAAAATAAAATTTCAAAATAG
- a CDS encoding response regulator transcription factor, with amino-acid sequence MRILIIEDEIPLAEALSQMLKKNNYTVDLLHDGESGLDYALSDIYDLILLDIMLPKMDGLSILKEIRQEGIATPVILLTAKGEITDKVMGLDSGADDYLAKPFATEELLARIRAISRRKGEVILDGTLKYGDVQLNPSTLKLSKESKEVKLTLKESDLLAFLILRNNLASSKELIIEKIWGFDSDVEHNHVEVYISFLRKKLLFLTSKVVINTLRGVGYILEVKS; translated from the coding sequence ATGCGTATATTAATCATAGAAGATGAGATTCCTTTGGCAGAAGCTTTATCACAAATGTTGAAAAAAAATAATTATACCGTGGATCTTCTCCATGATGGAGAATCTGGATTGGATTACGCTTTAAGTGACATTTATGATTTAATCCTCTTAGACATCATGCTTCCTAAAATGGATGGCTTAAGCATACTCAAAGAGATACGACAAGAAGGCATTGCAACACCAGTAATCCTGCTTACAGCTAAAGGAGAAATTACTGACAAAGTGATGGGGTTGGATAGTGGTGCCGATGATTATTTAGCTAAACCTTTTGCTACTGAAGAATTACTGGCAAGAATAAGAGCCATATCAAGGCGTAAGGGAGAAGTCATCCTAGATGGTACGTTAAAATATGGAGATGTTCAATTAAATCCCTCAACCCTAAAACTATCTAAAGAGAGTAAGGAAGTGAAATTGACATTAAAAGAAAGTGATCTTTTAGCGTTTCTTATTTTACGTAATAATTTAGCTTCCTCTAAAGAATTGATTATAGAAAAGATTTGGGGATTTGATTCTGACGTTGAACATAACCATGTTGAGGTTTATATTTCTTTTTTGAGAAAAAAGCTTTTGTTCTTAACTTCAAAGGTAGTGATCAATACCCTCCGTGGTGTAGGCTATATATTGGAGGTGAAAAGTTAA
- a CDS encoding leucine-rich repeat domain-containing protein — translation MKKNLLKIVGLVFICMIGYFYWIEYIQPVHFNDVRVKTALLERLGHTADKELSRSELKRLEGHLDLSNRRITDLEGIQYCQNIEYIDLSNNQIENVAPLFELTNLQEVSLRATRIENITGIKNFKNVTRLDLSTNKIGDINEISYLEKIDTLDISRNNISDLSPLISLKNLKVLYGFGNEITDLSPLSTLTRLEVLVLSDNRITDVSPLINLTRLKSLSLSSNEIEDISAFQNLRNLEEINISDNLISSISLIENTGSLKRLRIRNNPITDFEQPIYMIENTDTKMVGLILTTLLREKGISYEENENAVILKDYDNKQISYKKSFDSVEVNLKEITDLSFYEALNRELWLRVIKSN, via the coding sequence ATGAAAAAGAATTTACTGAAGATAGTAGGGCTTGTTTTTATATGTATGATTGGATATTTTTATTGGATAGAGTACATACAACCAGTACATTTTAACGATGTTAGAGTGAAGACTGCTCTTTTAGAAAGGCTGGGACACACAGCAGATAAAGAATTGAGTAGAAGTGAACTGAAAAGGCTAGAGGGACATTTAGATCTATCTAATAGAAGAATTACAGACCTTGAGGGAATACAGTACTGTCAAAATATTGAATACATAGACCTATCAAATAATCAAATAGAAAATGTAGCACCATTGTTTGAATTAACAAACCTACAAGAAGTATCATTAAGAGCGACTAGAATAGAGAATATAACAGGTATTAAAAACTTTAAAAATGTAACAAGGCTGGATTTATCCACCAATAAAATTGGCGATATTAATGAGATCTCATATCTTGAAAAAATAGATACTTTAGATATATCTAGGAACAATATATCGGACTTATCGCCACTGATCTCTCTAAAGAATCTAAAAGTATTGTATGGATTTGGTAATGAAATTACTGATTTAAGTCCGCTATCTACCCTAACACGTTTGGAAGTATTAGTATTAAGTGATAATAGAATTACCGATGTAAGTCCACTAATTAACCTAACCAGATTAAAATCATTAAGCTTAAGTAGTAATGAAATAGAAGATATATCTGCCTTTCAAAATTTGAGAAATCTAGAAGAAATCAACATCTCAGATAATTTAATAAGCTCCATTAGTCTCATTGAAAATACAGGTTCATTGAAAAGACTCAGAATAAGGAATAACCCAATAACGGACTTTGAACAGCCTATTTATATGATAGAGAATACAGATACTAAAATGGTAGGGCTTATACTTACGACTCTCCTGAGAGAAAAAGGTATATCCTATGAAGAAAATGAAAATGCTGTGATTTTAAAGGACTATGATAATAAGCAGATATCCTACAAAAAATCATTCGATTCAGTTGAAGTGAACCTAAAAGAGATTACAGATCTTTCCTTTTATGAAGCATTAAATAGAGAATTATGGCTTAGAGTCATAAAATCAAATTAA